Genomic window (Sinorhizobium sojae CCBAU 05684):
TCGCTCTCTCCTTCCTTTTTCTCGTCAATACCGGCGGCAAGACGTCCACCGCCATGCTGCCGGCGATCCTCTTGCTCGCCTGGCTATTCGAAAAGCTGCGCTTCCTGCGTATCCCGATCGTCATCGGCGGCGTCGGGTTGTTCAATCTCTTCGCCGTCGGCTCGGCCGTCTTCAGGCCGCTCGGCGAATTCATCGCCGGGCTCGGCATCGATGCGACCTTCACGAACCGTGCCGACATCTGGCGTTTCGCCTTTTCCGCTCTCGCCGAGCGGCCATTGACCGGTCATGGCTTCAAGGGGTTCTGGCAGACGGAGGAACTGGTTTATAGCGGCGGCACGATCGAGACCTGGGCCGTGGCAGCAGCCAACGGCCACAATTCCTATCTGGATATCGCGCTGACCACAGGCTTCCCAGGGCTTGCTCTGACGCTGATCTGGATGGTCGTGCTGCCGCTGCGTAACATATCGCGCATCGGCCCGGAACACGAGCACTCGCATCTGACGCGTCTCTTCATCCGTATCTGGCTCTATACGATCTTCCATGCCGGCCTCGAAAGTCTCTTCTTCGAGGGCGGCAGTCTGCTTTGGTTCACCTTCATCTTCGCACTTTATGGGTTGCAACTGCAGTCGAGCGCAGCGCTGACTGCCGCGCCCGCTCACGTGAAAAGGAGTCGCGTCGCTCATGCTTGAATGGCAGGGGAGGATCGGTTCGCTTGTCGACCGCGTGGCAAATCGGCTTATCTGGAAGTTCGCGCTTGCTCGGCGCGAACTCGAGACGGATGTGCCGCTCGTCTCCTTCACCTTCGACGACGTGCCGGAGAGTGCGCTTCGCGAAGGCGCAACCATTCTCGAGCGGCACGGCGTTCGCGGCACCTTCTATATCGCGGGCGGACTGGCCGGAAAGGTCGAGCCGGATCGGACGCTGATCACGCGGGAAGGGTGCGGCGAGCTTCTTGCGCGCGGCCATGAAATCGGC
Coding sequences:
- a CDS encoding O-antigen ligase family protein, which gives rise to MSGTGFQETSAQDMRLRLGTFLFMALFLFLWVSIDPYVDLTGEAVLDPSAGNSNRLNQILALFLTAGMLGYGLLHPMRGIILQPRVLLALLYSWFFITSVISVHPMLGVKGIILSTMMTLNASIYLLLPASERHFAKMLGIGTLIMLGFAYYGVLFKPTLAIHQASELREPMNAGLWRGHFPHKNSAAAAMVLAAFFGLFVMNRWSRLAGLAIVALSFLFLVNTGGKTSTAMLPAILLLAWLFEKLRFLRIPIVIGGVGLFNLFAVGSAVFRPLGEFIAGLGIDATFTNRADIWRFAFSALAERPLTGHGFKGFWQTEELVYSGGTIETWAVAAANGHNSYLDIALTTGFPGLALTLIWMVVLPLRNISRIGPEHEHSHLTRLFIRIWLYTIFHAGLESLFFEGGSLLWFTFIFALYGLQLQSSAALTAAPAHVKRSRVAHA